A region from the bacterium genome encodes:
- a CDS encoding response regulator, with protein MRIQIIDDDRAIASTLKEFLDSIGHECRVYTNPVLALSEHEAGHFQVVLTDLRMPHLDGLSLMDRLSAIDSSAFLIAMTGQTDVGSAVACKDRGVYAYFTKPIDLRRLVNVLGQAERDLTVRSIR; from the coding sequence GTGCGTATACAGATTATAGACGATGATCGGGCGATCGCGTCGACGCTGAAGGAGTTTCTCGATTCAATCGGCCACGAGTGCCGGGTCTACACCAATCCGGTCCTGGCTCTGAGCGAGCACGAGGCCGGCCATTTTCAGGTGGTGCTGACCGATCTGCGCATGCCGCACCTGGATGGCCTGAGCCTGATGGACCGGCTCTCGGCCATCGACTCCAGCGCGTTCCTGATCGCCATGACCGGCCAGACCGATGTCGGCAGCGCGGTGGCCTGCAAGGACCGCGGGGTGTACGCCTATTTCACCAAGCCCATCGACCTGCGGCGCCTGGTGAATGTCCTCGGCCAGGCGGAGCGCGACCTTACGGTCCGGTCGATCCGTTGA
- a CDS encoding chemotaxis protein CheD translates to MVLTGQERELGLRSVVVDISGFAVTRDPSEVLITYSLGSCLGFTLFDPVAGVAGMVHCMLPFSKIDQDKALEKPGMFVDTGVPTLLEAAFRLGAEKKRLVLKAAGCGAPLDDKGLFRIGERNYMVLKKLLWKNDLLLSAEDVGGKTSRTVKVYASNGDVIIRSGGKETPLI, encoded by the coding sequence ATGGTGCTGACCGGTCAGGAGAGAGAGCTCGGGCTGCGGAGCGTGGTGGTCGATATTTCGGGCTTCGCGGTGACCCGGGATCCCTCCGAGGTGCTGATTACATACTCGCTCGGTTCATGCCTGGGTTTTACCCTTTTCGATCCGGTGGCCGGCGTGGCGGGAATGGTGCACTGCATGCTGCCGTTCTCCAAGATCGACCAGGACAAGGCGCTCGAAAAGCCCGGAATGTTCGTGGACACCGGAGTGCCCACGCTGCTGGAGGCGGCTTTCCGCCTGGGGGCCGAGAAGAAGCGCCTGGTGCTTAAAGCCGCCGGCTGCGGCGCGCCCTTGGATGACAAGGGCCTTTTCCGCATCGGCGAGCGCAATTACATGGTCCTGAAGAAGCTGCTCTGGAAGAACGACCTGCTCCTCAGCGCCGAGGACGTGGGCGGTAAAACATCGCGCACCGTGAAAGTCTACGCCTCCAACGGCGACGTGATTATCCGTTCGGGAGGAAAGGAGACGCCTCTTATATGA
- a CDS encoding protein-glutamate O-methyltransferase, whose amino-acid sequence MDEMENLADQISQVGEGGNMDHKTFDAFRTLVYKKSGINLGEHKQALVCARVGKRMRMLGIHEYKDYLQYVSDDDSGEELVKLLDVISTNVTHFFREPKHFEVLESILKQWQAAGQRKYRIWCAASSTGEEPYTIAMTVKEALGEGGGLDVKILATDISTRVLDVARQGMYEDRKLDKVPEAFLRKYFQKGLGRAEGYYLVKKPLRDMLSFGRLNLSIQPFPIHGPLDIIFCRNVMIYFDNHVRGKVLDNMYRLLRPGGYLMVGHAESLTGLVSSFKNMMPSVYVKGAP is encoded by the coding sequence ATGGATGAGATGGAAAACCTTGCGGACCAGATTAGCCAGGTGGGCGAAGGCGGCAACATGGACCACAAAACCTTCGACGCCTTTCGCACCCTGGTCTACAAAAAGAGCGGAATCAACCTCGGAGAGCACAAGCAGGCCCTGGTCTGCGCCAGGGTGGGCAAGCGCATGCGGATGCTGGGTATCCACGAATACAAGGACTACCTCCAGTACGTCTCGGATGACGACAGCGGCGAGGAGCTGGTCAAGCTGCTGGATGTGATCTCGACCAATGTGACCCACTTTTTCCGCGAGCCCAAGCATTTTGAGGTGCTCGAATCGATCCTGAAGCAGTGGCAGGCCGCCGGGCAGCGTAAGTACCGCATCTGGTGCGCGGCCAGCTCCACCGGCGAGGAGCCCTACACTATCGCCATGACCGTAAAGGAAGCGCTGGGCGAGGGTGGCGGGCTGGATGTCAAGATCCTGGCCACCGACATCTCCACCCGCGTCCTGGATGTGGCCCGCCAGGGCATGTACGAGGACCGCAAGCTGGACAAGGTGCCAGAGGCATTCCTGCGCAAGTATTTCCAGAAAGGTCTGGGACGGGCCGAGGGCTATTACCTGGTCAAGAAACCCCTGCGTGACATGCTCTCGTTCGGCCGGCTGAACCTGTCGATCCAGCCGTTCCCGATCCATGGCCCGCTGGATATTATTTTCTGCCGCAATGTGATGATCTATTTCGACAACCACGTGCGCGGCAAAGTGCTGGACAACATGTACCGTCTTCTGCGGCCGGGCGGCTACCTGATGGTCGGGCATGCCGAAAGCCTGACCGGCCTGGTGAGCAGCTTCAAGAATATGATGCCCTCAGTCTACGTGAAAGGCGCTCCCTGA
- a CDS encoding HDOD domain-containing protein, producing the protein MMREAIMNGVRSIAPLPVVAARLAVLMRDRDVEIGKLVELVQYDPGLTARVIALANSASFGAGRQIATLKEALVRVGMDELYRLVFISSLGPVMRRPVEGYDLAIGQLWRHCVATALAAEAIEDFHGKVAGSGVAFTAGLLHDVGKLVMDSLSDEYFMQIEMKADQDEKPFDEAELEILGIDHTEAGALVLEQWGFPEDMVDVVRWHHQPEMAKISPHLANVVHVADMVAMMMGVGVGRDALGYRASGDSLNATGLSRQDIEIVAFRMLGKLEEIEKKFTQNGQ; encoded by the coding sequence ATGATGCGGGAAGCGATCATGAACGGGGTGCGCTCCATCGCGCCCCTGCCGGTCGTGGCGGCGCGCCTGGCGGTGCTGATGCGCGACCGCGACGTGGAGATCGGCAAACTGGTCGAGCTGGTGCAGTACGATCCGGGGCTGACCGCCCGGGTGATCGCTCTGGCCAACTCGGCGAGCTTCGGGGCCGGACGGCAGATTGCGACGCTCAAGGAGGCCCTGGTGCGGGTTGGGATGGACGAGCTTTACCGTCTGGTGTTCATCTCCTCGCTCGGTCCGGTGATGCGCCGTCCGGTGGAGGGCTACGATCTGGCCATCGGCCAGCTCTGGCGCCATTGTGTCGCCACCGCCCTGGCCGCCGAGGCCATCGAGGATTTCCACGGTAAGGTCGCCGGCAGCGGGGTGGCTTTCACCGCCGGCCTGCTGCACGATGTGGGCAAGCTGGTGATGGACTCGCTGAGCGACGAGTATTTCATGCAGATCGAGATGAAGGCCGATCAGGACGAGAAGCCGTTCGATGAGGCCGAGCTGGAGATACTGGGGATCGACCACACGGAGGCCGGGGCGCTGGTCCTGGAACAGTGGGGTTTCCCCGAGGACATGGTCGATGTCGTGCGCTGGCACCACCAGCCTGAAATGGCCAAGATCAGTCCGCACCTGGCCAACGTGGTGCACGTGGCGGACATGGTGGCGATGATGATGGGCGTGGGTGTGGGCCGCGACGCCCTGGGCTATCGCGCCTCGGGCGACTCGCTTAACGCCACCGGCCTCAGCCGCCAGGATATCGAGATCGTGGCTTTCCGGATGCTGGGAAAGCTGGAGGAAATAGAGAAGAAGTTCACTCAGAATGGGCAATGA
- a CDS encoding DUF2490 domain-containing protein — MRSIVPRLVLSAVVCIWCNAAAADNTDWGQWGEYGIKAKLSPGLSFSTHVQYRLQDNMSDLYFIRWESGVVLKAAKYLDLAAFYRLNPQEKNGEWDNQHYLLLDQILKSPALGPWSLDFRSRVHIRLGDLGRGFWRPRFQVSHKIGKTAGWFAYNEFWIQTTALQGRDRYNTNWLSTGFKFKLPAGFEFSPYYLLRNDKIKGSADWTTQHILGTSLYYSF, encoded by the coding sequence ATGAGGAGTATAGTACCGAGGCTCGTTCTGTCGGCTGTGGTCTGTATCTGGTGCAATGCCGCGGCCGCGGACAACACCGACTGGGGACAGTGGGGCGAATACGGGATCAAAGCCAAGCTGAGCCCCGGTCTGTCGTTCAGCACGCATGTGCAGTACAGGCTGCAGGACAACATGAGCGATCTGTATTTCATCCGCTGGGAGAGCGGGGTCGTGCTCAAGGCCGCGAAGTACCTCGACCTGGCGGCTTTCTACCGTCTGAACCCCCAGGAGAAGAACGGCGAGTGGGACAACCAGCACTACCTGCTGCTCGACCAGATTCTCAAGTCACCGGCCCTGGGGCCCTGGTCCCTGGATTTCCGCAGCCGCGTGCATATCCGGCTGGGCGATCTGGGCCGCGGTTTCTGGCGCCCGCGTTTCCAGGTGAGCCACAAGATCGGCAAGACAGCGGGCTGGTTCGCCTACAACGAGTTCTGGATACAGACCACCGCGCTCCAGGGACGGGACCGCTACAACACGAACTGGCTGTCCACCGGGTTCAAGTTCAAGCTCCCGGCCGGCTTCGAGTTCAGCCCGTACTACCTGTTGCGCAACGACAAGATCAAGGGCTCCGCTGACTGGACCACCCAGCATATCCTGGGGACTTCACTTTATTACAGCTTCTGA
- a CDS encoding sigma-54 dependent transcriptional regulator, giving the protein MHILLADDEKDIRTTLAEFIEGLGHRVSLAANGREALEVLEKDKVHLLLSDIRMPEMDGIDLLRRVKLSGELREIEVILFTGHGTIPQAVEAMHEGAYHYLMKPINVRELALILERIAEFIALREENRRLSEKFEHSVREATGEMRRELEELRRAFAREVGVAGMGVFSIALRELLKTCQRLHRNPDIPVLIEGETGTGKELIARYIHFGDCDTASPFVAVNCASISPNLFESELFGYEGGSFTGANPKGQRGKLELAGDGTIFLDEIGEMPMDQQAKLLRVIQEREFYRVGGLKKISTAARVVCATNRDIRKCVADGSFRQDLFYRLNVAHIPIPPLRQRREAIIPLARLFMQELHQKKRTHFDSISPAAARLLETYDWPGNVRELKSAIERVALLYDDDEIRPAHLEFLVPGAGDTADLPAQGQAQLTGEEILLPDDSFDLDGWTLNIVKKALAKNFWNKTETARYLGISRGALYTYLKHLNLE; this is encoded by the coding sequence ATGCACATCCTGCTTGCCGACGATGAAAAGGATATCCGAACCACGCTCGCCGAGTTTATCGAGGGGTTGGGACACCGGGTGAGCCTGGCGGCCAACGGGCGGGAAGCTTTGGAAGTGCTGGAAAAGGACAAGGTGCATCTGCTGCTCTCGGACATCCGGATGCCGGAGATGGATGGGATCGATCTGCTCAGGAGGGTCAAGCTGAGCGGCGAGCTGCGTGAAATCGAGGTGATCCTGTTCACCGGGCACGGCACTATCCCCCAGGCGGTGGAGGCCATGCACGAGGGGGCCTACCATTACCTGATGAAGCCGATCAATGTCCGTGAGCTGGCCCTGATCCTGGAACGCATCGCCGAATTCATCGCCCTGCGCGAGGAGAACCGCCGTCTGTCCGAGAAGTTCGAGCACAGCGTGCGCGAGGCCACCGGCGAGATGCGCCGCGAGCTGGAGGAGTTGCGCCGTGCTTTCGCCCGCGAGGTGGGAGTGGCCGGCATGGGCGTGTTCTCGATCGCCCTGCGGGAGCTGCTGAAGACCTGCCAGCGACTGCACCGTAACCCCGACATACCGGTGCTGATCGAGGGGGAGACCGGCACCGGCAAGGAACTGATCGCCCGCTACATCCATTTCGGGGATTGCGACACCGCCAGCCCGTTCGTGGCGGTCAACTGCGCCTCGATCAGCCCCAACCTGTTCGAGAGCGAGCTGTTCGGCTACGAGGGCGGCTCTTTCACCGGGGCCAACCCCAAGGGACAGAGAGGCAAGCTCGAGCTGGCCGGCGACGGGACGATATTCCTGGACGAAATCGGTGAGATGCCGATGGACCAGCAGGCCAAGCTGCTCCGTGTGATCCAGGAGCGCGAGTTCTACCGCGTGGGCGGGCTGAAGAAAATCTCCACCGCGGCCAGGGTGGTCTGCGCTACCAACCGCGATATCCGCAAGTGTGTGGCGGACGGCTCGTTCCGGCAGGACCTTTTCTACCGTCTCAATGTGGCCCATATCCCCATTCCGCCGCTGCGCCAGCGCCGCGAGGCGATCATTCCCCTGGCCCGGCTGTTCATGCAGGAGCTGCATCAGAAAAAGCGGACCCATTTCGACAGTATCAGCCCCGCCGCCGCCCGTTTGCTGGAAACCTACGACTGGCCGGGCAACGTGCGCGAGCTGAAGAGCGCGATCGAACGGGTGGCGCTGCTCTACGACGACGATGAGATCCGCCCGGCGCACCTGGAGTTCCTGGTCCCCGGCGCCGGCGACACGGCCGACCTTCCGGCCCAGGGCCAGGCCCAGCTTACCGGCGAGGAAATCCTGCTGCCGGATGACTCGTTCGACCTGGACGGCTGGACGCTGAACATTGTCAAGAAAGCCCTGGCCAAGAATTTCTGGAACAAAACCGAGACCGCCCGCTACCTCGGGATAAGCCGGGGTGCGCTCTACACCTACCTTAAACATCTCAACCTGGAATAG
- a CDS encoding methyl-accepting chemotaxis protein, with product MRMSVGRKLGIGFGACVFILVAMTSSTLVRLSTIGKLQQESAERAAEASVALEASSTADKMYRVIADAQINQEMDDTEANWELIRKEALQDQAEIEKLAYSDEEKVLVANAGGELEVIIDLFEHDMLPQIKDALANGQVPDTKDMDGDIDGYVSLYREPLIEFSDSLQARSHLAQSACNLQMSRVRRESIILALLGILASVLGALLVTRSVVRPVRQMREVAESIARGDLQREVRLSGTDEVGQLGDSFRQMIASLRQKTEVARRISEGDLAVEITAASAADELAAAMLAMIQRLRSMNEDVAALTAAAREGRLDSRADSSRHGGDFGRLIEGVNHLLDTVTEPINEAAQVLRKAAAKDLSHRVRGDYRGRLAEFKQDINTTLESLGAALTRVSEAVEQVSSASGQIASGSQSLAAGANEQASSLEEVSASLEQISSMTRQNADNADQARRMAAGAREAVDKGRVSMQRMTESITRIKASSDKTAKIVKTIDEIAFQTNLLALNAAVEAARAGEAGKGFAVVAEEVRSLAQRSAQAAKDTAVMIEEGVKNAEGGVGITAEVDKALTAITEAAGKVDDLVAEIASAVKEQAQGIEQVNTAMSDMDKVTQSNASNSEQSASAAEELSSQAGELRGMVAEFKLGAAAQTEAVPRAATARTALPAAAPVARSGRARAGEASGKQAGDAPAAKGKTAQRPERPLPSRIRKITPLNEDDLKEL from the coding sequence ATGCGCATGTCCGTGGGCAGAAAACTGGGGATCGGGTTCGGGGCCTGTGTCTTTATCCTGGTCGCGATGACGAGCAGCACCCTGGTTCGGCTGAGCACCATCGGGAAGCTACAGCAGGAGAGCGCCGAGCGGGCCGCCGAGGCCTCGGTGGCCCTGGAAGCCTCCAGTACTGCCGACAAGATGTACCGGGTGATCGCGGATGCCCAGATCAACCAGGAGATGGATGATACTGAGGCCAATTGGGAACTGATCAGAAAAGAGGCCCTCCAGGATCAGGCTGAAATCGAGAAGCTGGCCTACTCCGATGAGGAAAAAGTTCTGGTTGCCAATGCCGGCGGCGAACTTGAAGTGATTATCGATCTGTTCGAGCACGACATGCTGCCACAGATCAAGGATGCGCTGGCCAACGGGCAGGTCCCGGACACCAAGGACATGGACGGTGACATCGACGGTTATGTCAGTTTGTACCGCGAGCCGCTGATCGAGTTTTCCGATTCCCTCCAGGCCCGGTCGCACCTGGCGCAGAGTGCCTGCAACCTTCAGATGTCCAGGGTCCGGCGCGAGAGCATAATCCTGGCTCTACTCGGTATTCTGGCGAGCGTGCTGGGCGCGCTGCTGGTCACGCGCTCCGTGGTCCGTCCGGTGCGGCAGATGCGCGAGGTGGCCGAGTCGATCGCCCGGGGCGACCTGCAACGGGAGGTGAGGCTCTCCGGCACGGATGAGGTGGGGCAGCTCGGTGATTCTTTCCGGCAGATGATCGCCTCCCTGCGCCAGAAAACCGAGGTCGCCCGCCGGATCAGCGAGGGCGACCTGGCGGTGGAGATCACGGCCGCATCGGCCGCGGATGAGCTGGCCGCGGCCATGCTGGCGATGATCCAGCGGTTGCGGTCGATGAACGAGGACGTGGCCGCGCTGACCGCCGCCGCCCGGGAGGGACGGCTCGACAGCCGCGCCGACAGCAGCCGTCACGGCGGCGATTTCGGCCGCCTGATCGAGGGGGTCAACCACCTGCTCGACACGGTCACCGAGCCGATCAACGAGGCGGCGCAGGTGCTAAGAAAAGCCGCGGCCAAGGACCTCTCCCACCGGGTGCGGGGAGACTACCGCGGACGGCTGGCCGAGTTCAAACAGGATATCAACACGACCCTCGAATCCCTGGGCGCGGCCCTGACCCGGGTTTCGGAGGCGGTGGAGCAGGTGAGCTCGGCCAGCGGCCAGATCGCCAGCGGGAGCCAGAGCCTGGCTGCCGGGGCCAACGAGCAGGCCTCGAGCCTGGAGGAGGTTTCGGCCAGCCTGGAGCAGATTTCCTCGATGACCCGCCAGAACGCGGACAATGCGGACCAGGCCCGCCGCATGGCCGCCGGGGCGCGCGAGGCGGTGGACAAAGGGCGTGTCTCGATGCAGCGCATGACCGAATCCATCACCCGGATCAAGGCCAGCTCGGACAAGACGGCCAAGATCGTGAAAACGATCGATGAAATCGCGTTCCAGACCAACCTTCTGGCCCTGAACGCGGCGGTGGAGGCGGCCCGGGCCGGCGAGGCGGGCAAGGGCTTCGCCGTGGTGGCCGAGGAGGTGCGCTCCCTGGCCCAGCGCAGCGCCCAGGCGGCCAAGGACACGGCCGTCATGATCGAGGAGGGGGTGAAAAACGCCGAGGGTGGCGTCGGGATCACCGCCGAGGTGGACAAGGCCCTGACCGCTATCACCGAGGCCGCGGGTAAGGTGGACGACCTGGTGGCAGAGATCGCCTCCGCGGTCAAGGAACAGGCCCAGGGTATCGAACAGGTCAATACCGCCATGTCCGACATGGACAAGGTGACCCAGTCCAACGCCTCGAACTCGGAGCAGAGCGCCAGCGCGGCCGAGGAACTGAGCAGCCAGGCCGGTGAGCTGCGCGGCATGGTGGCCGAGTTCAAGCTCGGGGCCGCCGCTCAGACTGAGGCCGTCCCGCGGGCGGCAACGGCCAGGACAGCGCTCCCGGCGGCAGCGCCTGTGGCTCGGTCCGGCAGGGCCAGGGCCGGGGAGGCCTCCGGCAAACAGGCCGGCGACGCACCGGCGGCAAAGGGCAAGACGGCGCAGAGACCGGAACGCCCGCTGCCCAGCCGTATCCGTAAAATCACGCCTCTGAACGAGGATGATCTCAAGGAATTGTGA